In Micromonospora cremea, the genomic window GGGGCCGGTCACCCGGGAGGGTGACCGACCCCGGACCGATCAGAGGGTGGGCTGTCAGGCGACGGTGACGCTGACCTCGTTGATGCCCCGGCCGGCGGTGACGGCGGTGTCGCCGTTGCCGTGCCGGGAGAGCGCCCGCAGCGTCCAGGCACCCGGCGCGGCGAAGAACCGGAACTGGCCGGCCGCCGAGGTGACCACCTCGGCCGTGAACTCACCGGTCGAGTCGAGCAGCCGGACGTACGCGCCCGGCACGGCCTCGTCCGCCGCCGAGCGGACGACGCCGGTGATCACGGTTTCCTTCTCCAGGTCCAGACTGGCCGGCAGCGGCGCGGCCTGGTCCGGCGCGGCGCAACCCGCAGCGGTGGGAGCAGTCATGGTCAGGCCTCCCCGGGCTCGTCGCCGAGCGCGACCGGCACGCCGACCAGCGAGCCGTACTCGGTCCAGGATCCGTCGTAGTTCTTGACGTTGCGGTGACCGAGCAGCTCCTTGAGCACGAACCAGGTGTGCGAGGAGCGCTCACCGATCCGGCAGTAGGCGATGGTCTCCCTGCTGTCGTCGAGACCGGCGCCGCCGTAGATCTTGCGGAGCTCGTCGTCGGACCGGAAGGTGCCGTCCTCGTTGGCCGCCTTGGACCACGGGACGCTGATCGCGGTGGGGATGTGACCGGCCCGCTGCGCCTGCTCCTGCGGCAGGTGGGCGGGGGCGAGCAGGCGACCGGCGAACTCGTCGGGGCTGCGCACGTCAACCAGGTTCTTGCTGCCGATCGCGTTGACGACCTCGTCGCGGAAGGCCCGGATCGAGGCGTCCGGCTCCTGCGCCACGTACTGCGTCGCCGGACGGGTAACCGTCTCGGTGACGAGCGGACGGGCGTCCAGCTCCCACTTCTTGCGACCGCCGTCGAGCAGCTTCACGTCGCGGTGGCCGTAGAGCTTGAAGTACCAGTAGGCGTACGCCGCGAACCAGTTGTTGTTGCCGCCGTACAGGATGACGGTGTCGTCGTTGCTGATGCCCCGCTCGGAGAGCAGCGCCTCGAACTGGGTCTTGTTGACGAAGTCCCGGCGGACCTGGTCCTGCAGGTCGGTCTTCCAGTCGATCTTGATCGCACCGGCGATGTGGCCGGTGTCGTAGGCCGAGGTGTCCTCGTCGACCTCGACGAAGACGACGCCCGGGGCGTCGAGGTTCTTCTCGGCCCACTCGGCCGAAACGAGTGCGGTGTCGCGACTCATCGAATCACTCCCTGGTGAGGATGGATGGTGAGCCAACGCGCGAGATCGATGGATGCAACTGTCGCACCACGCGCGGGACCCAACGGAAGGACGGGATCACGGGTTCGTGCGACGGCGCCGCTGCCGGGCTTTCGGTGGGATCACCGGAGGGTACGAGGACCCTGCGTGCCGGTGGCCGCCGTCAGGCGGCCGGAAACAGCCCCGCCGTCAGATGACGGGGCGACACAGGCAGGTGGCCACGCGGCACAGGTCGACCGCGCGCCGTTTGGTGAGGTGGGTCCCCATGGCCAGGGAGCCTACCAGCCGGTGACCGGGCTGCCACCAGGTCGACCAGCATCCGGGAATCGCCCGAGCGGCCGGCAGGGCCGGCATCCGACCGCTGCTCAGCCCGCGGAGTTGATCGGCACGTTCTTCGCGTCGGCGGTGACCGCCAGCCCCTCCGGCAGCGGCCGGACCTCCCGGACGGCAAGCTGGAACGGCAGGTCGGGCAGGGGCACGTCGACGGAGATGCCCTTGGCGTAGTTGTTTAGCAGGGCGCGGGCCAGCGGCAGGTTCGGCAGGCCCGCGGCGTCCAGATCGTTGAAACGCAGGGCGACGGCGCCGCTCTCGGCGACGGTGACGTCGGCGGTGCCGCTGACGGTGAGCTTCTGGCCGAGGATGTCGACCGGGGCGGTGACGGCGAGCTTGCCGCCCTGCTCGCCGAGGGTGAGCCCGGGCCGGTCCAGCAACGCGGCGAGACTCTCGTAGCTGATCGTGCCGGTGCCGTTGACGGTGTCCGCCACAACGTCGCCCTGGCCGCTGCGCAGGGTGTCCAGCGACGCCCGCACGTTACGGGCGTCCACATCCAACACCGGCAGCCGCACGGCGTCGCCCTCCACCGAGGCCTGCACGTCCCGCAGCTTGATGGAGATCCGCTGGTAGCGGCCGTCGAGCACCTGGGTGAGGAACGGAATCCCGCCGACCTGGACGTCGGGCTCGGCGGACTGCGCGCCCTGCTTGGTGACCTCCTGGCGGACCCGGTCCGCGATGGCCCGCTCGGCCACCCCGACCGCCACCCGGTCGGCGACCACCAGCAGCCCTGCCACCA contains:
- a CDS encoding DUF1416 domain-containing protein; translated protein: MTAPTAAGCAAPDQAAPLPASLDLEKETVITGVVRSAADEAVPGAYVRLLDSTGEFTAEVVTSAAGQFRFFAAPGAWTLRALSRHGNGDTAVTAGRGINEVSVTVA
- a CDS encoding sulfurtransferase; this encodes MSRDTALVSAEWAEKNLDAPGVVFVEVDEDTSAYDTGHIAGAIKIDWKTDLQDQVRRDFVNKTQFEALLSERGISNDDTVILYGGNNNWFAAYAYWYFKLYGHRDVKLLDGGRKKWELDARPLVTETVTRPATQYVAQEPDASIRAFRDEVVNAIGSKNLVDVRSPDEFAGRLLAPAHLPQEQAQRAGHIPTAISVPWSKAANEDGTFRSDDELRKIYGGAGLDDSRETIAYCRIGERSSHTWFVLKELLGHRNVKNYDGSWTEYGSLVGVPVALGDEPGEA
- a CDS encoding Ms5788A family Cys-rich leader peptide, with product MPALPAARAIPGCWSTWWQPGHRLVGSLAMGTHLTKRRAVDLCRVATCLCRPVI
- a CDS encoding LmeA family phospholipid-binding protein is translated as MAQEYPAGEPRPRRRGRKLLIGLVVLLLLVAGLLVVADRVAVGVAERAIADRVRQEVTKQGAQSAEPDVQVGGIPFLTQVLDGRYQRISIKLRDVQASVEGDAVRLPVLDVDARNVRASLDTLRSGQGDVVADTVNGTGTISYESLAALLDRPGLTLGEQGGKLAVTAPVDILGQKLTVSGTADVTVAESGAVALRFNDLDAAGLPNLPLARALLNNYAKGISVDVPLPDLPFQLAVREVRPLPEGLAVTADAKNVPINSAG